From Chengkuizengella sediminis, one genomic window encodes:
- a CDS encoding nuclear transport factor 2 family protein produces MNKNEELIHKLYTSFQNKDFKAIRSCYHDEAIFADHAFPNLKGKEPSAMWQMLFGNNDQVKITFDSVQADDSKGQARWIAKYPFSQTGRNVINVIKASFEFKDGKIIQHVDDFDFNKWSRMAFGPIGFLIGWTPFFKKKIQKTAGERLVKYIEKHSEYQN; encoded by the coding sequence ATGAACAAAAATGAAGAATTGATCCATAAGCTTTACACAAGTTTTCAAAATAAAGATTTTAAAGCGATTCGATCATGTTACCACGATGAAGCAATATTTGCAGATCATGCATTTCCTAATTTAAAGGGAAAAGAGCCCAGTGCAATGTGGCAAATGTTGTTTGGGAATAATGATCAAGTCAAAATCACCTTTGACAGCGTGCAAGCAGATGACTCAAAAGGGCAAGCTAGATGGATTGCCAAATATCCCTTTTCACAAACAGGTAGAAACGTAATAAACGTTATTAAAGCTTCCTTTGAGTTTAAAGATGGGAAAATCATTCAACATGTGGATGATTTTGATTTTAATAAATGGTCACGTATGGCTTTTGGCCCGATAGGGTTTTTAATAGGATGGACTCCATTTTTTAAAAAGAAAATACAGAAAACAGCGGGTGAGAGACTAGTTAAATACATAGAAAAACACTCTGAGTATCAAAACTAG
- a CDS encoding catalase family protein, with protein MKNTYSPTKFESIPADEASVIQSMQALLQGKMEKSYEKGNTKRDAHPKHLALLKAEFEISSNLPEELKVGLFQKEKTYSAWVRISNASGTPQPDKKKDFRGFAIKLVDVDGEKYLKEEKQTQDFVLMSHPTMPLGTAKLFHDAVYYAIKWNPLVLLLNFMLTGKGHIIKELNKGKKNHTSPLDIRYWSTTPYLFGENNVVKYSIIPTSTYKSSLPNELTNTYLTDNIENHLREHEASFDFMIQLQKDPLQMPVEDAGVEWKETDSPFIKVATIKIPQQTFRTKERDELAEDMSFSPGHVLLEHQPIGGINRARVEIYKNLSKFRHVRDNRKMLEPTE; from the coding sequence ATGAAAAATACATATTCACCAACAAAGTTTGAATCTATTCCTGCTGATGAAGCATCAGTAATACAATCAATGCAAGCTTTATTACAAGGAAAAATGGAAAAAAGTTATGAAAAAGGAAATACAAAAAGAGATGCTCATCCTAAACATCTCGCCTTATTAAAAGCTGAATTTGAAATTTCATCAAATCTTCCTGAAGAACTTAAAGTTGGCCTTTTTCAAAAAGAAAAAACTTATTCCGCATGGGTCAGAATCTCCAATGCTAGTGGAACACCACAACCAGATAAAAAGAAAGATTTTCGTGGTTTTGCCATTAAATTAGTGGATGTGGATGGAGAAAAGTATCTTAAAGAGGAAAAACAAACGCAAGATTTTGTTTTAATGAGTCATCCAACCATGCCACTTGGGACAGCAAAGTTATTTCATGATGCGGTTTACTATGCGATTAAATGGAACCCTCTCGTATTGTTACTAAATTTCATGTTAACTGGCAAAGGGCATATTATCAAAGAACTTAACAAAGGAAAGAAAAATCATACTTCCCCTTTAGATATTCGTTATTGGAGCACAACCCCCTATTTGTTTGGTGAAAATAATGTTGTTAAATACTCTATTATCCCAACATCAACATATAAAAGTTCTTTACCAAATGAGTTGACGAATACATATTTAACAGATAATATTGAAAACCATCTCAGAGAACACGAGGCCAGCTTTGATTTTATGATTCAACTTCAAAAAGATCCTCTTCAAATGCCAGTTGAAGATGCAGGTGTCGAGTGGAAGGAAACAGATTCTCCTTTTATAAAAGTAGCAACTATAAAAATACCCCAGCAAACCTTCCGAACGAAAGAAAGAGATGAGTTAGCTGAGGATATGTCCTTTTCACCAGGTCATGTATTATTGGAACATCAACCTATTGGCGGGATTAATCGCGCACGCGTAGAAATTTACAAAAACTTGTCCAAATTCAGACATGTAAGAGATAATCGTAAGATGCTTGAACCTACGGAATGA
- a CDS encoding GNAT family N-acetyltransferase encodes MIILNEIDLKRYKPEYLQSLSEFELTKEQEQFTSLPMDRLEATHERHPIVIVNNKKPVGFFVLHSSDRVKEYTDNTNAMLLAAFSINYFQQGRGYASIAMKQLKVFANQEFPDCNEIVLAVNKKNIAAQKLYEKAGYIDTGRRKMGPIGEQLILSYSV; translated from the coding sequence ATGATTATATTAAATGAAATAGATTTAAAGCGATATAAACCTGAATACCTGCAATCACTATCTGAGTTTGAGTTGACTAAAGAACAAGAACAGTTTACCTCATTGCCAATGGATAGGTTAGAAGCGACACATGAGCGACATCCTATTGTTATCGTAAATAATAAAAAGCCAGTTGGTTTCTTTGTATTACATTCAAGTGACAGAGTAAAAGAGTATACGGATAATACGAATGCTATGTTACTAGCAGCATTTTCTATTAATTACTTTCAACAAGGTAGAGGATATGCATCGATAGCTATGAAGCAGTTGAAAGTTTTTGCAAATCAAGAATTTCCTGATTGTAACGAGATTGTTTTGGCAGTGAATAAAAAGAATATTGCTGCTCAAAAATTGTATGAAAAAGCGGGGTATATTGATACTGGTCGAAGAAAGATGGGGCCAATTGGAGAGCAGTTGATTTTAAGTTATTCTGTATAG
- a CDS encoding dipeptidase yields MGQNKSSMSKEKRALLDDLIKCIEIPSVSTDSKYKNDMYHCCDYIKAYLSRIGFEHVQNLDGGGYPAIYADWMHATGKPTVLIYGHYDVQPAESLEGWLSDPFHPEIRDGHLYGRGATDNKGQLFMQLKALETLFQQNQLLPVNIKLVIEGEEEIGSKTMPEIIDKYKAHLSADLLVVSDTGSLQKDAPAICHGLRGMIGFELTVQGPNRDLHSGSIYGGVVQNPIYALVHLLNSMKNDQGYITIPEFYEDVKLLTELEKDTLDSISFSEEKLKEDIDVTQLFGEDGYSFLERVWTRPTLEINGIEGGYQGEGMKSIIPAKAKAKVTCRLVPNQKAEELKSIIDKHIRENTPVGVKVDIEWNKCSDPFFIQPDHPYILKALSSLQSVFDKPVQLIRGGGTIAAVEMMNQTLEIPAILIGFGHSTSNVHSINENMSVEKFEKAIAALSNYYLSLGKDIIETNDYIK; encoded by the coding sequence ATGGGACAAAACAAATCATCGATGTCGAAAGAGAAACGTGCATTGTTAGATGACCTAATCAAATGCATTGAAATTCCAAGTGTCAGTACGGATAGTAAATATAAAAATGATATGTATCATTGCTGTGATTACATAAAAGCATATTTATCTAGAATCGGATTTGAACATGTTCAAAATTTAGATGGAGGAGGATATCCAGCTATTTATGCAGATTGGATGCATGCAACAGGAAAACCGACGGTGCTTATTTATGGGCATTATGATGTCCAGCCTGCAGAATCTTTAGAAGGTTGGTTATCTGATCCTTTTCATCCAGAAATTCGGGACGGGCATCTTTATGGTAGGGGGGCAACGGATAACAAAGGACAATTATTCATGCAGCTTAAGGCGCTTGAAACCCTTTTTCAGCAAAATCAACTTTTACCTGTGAATATTAAGCTAGTGATAGAGGGTGAAGAGGAGATTGGAAGTAAAACAATGCCTGAGATTATAGATAAATATAAAGCGCATTTATCAGCAGATTTATTAGTTGTTTCTGATACAGGTTCATTACAGAAGGATGCCCCAGCTATTTGCCATGGGTTAAGAGGCATGATCGGGTTTGAATTAACGGTTCAAGGTCCTAATCGAGATTTGCATTCTGGGAGTATCTATGGAGGAGTGGTTCAGAACCCGATTTATGCATTAGTTCATTTATTAAACTCGATGAAAAATGACCAAGGGTATATTACAATTCCTGAATTTTATGAAGATGTAAAACTCCTTACAGAATTAGAAAAGGATACACTTGACTCCATTTCTTTTTCTGAAGAAAAGCTTAAAGAGGATATTGATGTGACACAACTCTTTGGAGAAGATGGGTATTCTTTTTTGGAAAGAGTTTGGACCAGACCAACATTAGAAATCAATGGAATTGAAGGAGGTTACCAAGGTGAAGGAATGAAAAGTATTATTCCAGCAAAGGCAAAAGCCAAAGTAACTTGTCGTTTAGTTCCAAATCAAAAGGCAGAAGAATTAAAATCTATCATTGATAAACATATCAGAGAAAATACACCTGTAGGAGTAAAAGTAGATATAGAGTGGAATAAATGTTCAGATCCATTTTTTATTCAACCAGACCACCCTTATATTTTAAAAGCACTAAGTTCATTACAAAGTGTATTTGACAAACCGGTTCAGCTGATTCGGGGCGGGGGGACTATCGCTGCTGTTGAAATGATGAATCAAACACTTGAAATACCTGCAATATTAATTGGCTTTGGTCACTCCACATCAAATGTACATTCTATTAATGAGAATATGTCTGTTGAAAAATTTGAAAAAGCAATAGCAGCACTGAGCAACTATTACTTATCTTTAGGAAAGGATATTATTGAGACCAATGATTATATTAAATGA
- a CDS encoding exonuclease SbcCD subunit D C-terminal domain-containing protein, with product MKIFHTADWHLGKLVQGVYMTEDQRYVLDQFIEAIKQEQPDAVIIAGDLYDRAVPPTEAIDLLDEVLQTIVIECNTPVIAVAGNHDSPGRLQFGSRIMKASGYYIVGEFTDDFEPVILNDGFGEVHFHLVPYAEPGKVRHVLQNDEIRTYDEAMRETVERIQENIDPNARHIFVGHAFVTPYGEKTANTSDSERPLSMGGTEYVSAEYFSPFHYTALGHLHQAHYVKNETVRYAGSPLKYSISEENHNKIFYVVELDGDGQTNIEKRKLTPKRDMYTIEGNLEEIEQMEKNEDYVFVRLLDETPVLSPMERVRSVFPNAMHVERKLTVTQITDNEEQVVERSKMDEISLFKAFYKEVRGMEVTGETEKQFTNVLQEMLQVEGERR from the coding sequence GTGAAAATATTTCATACAGCGGATTGGCATTTAGGTAAGCTGGTGCAAGGTGTGTATATGACCGAGGATCAACGCTATGTATTAGATCAGTTTATAGAGGCGATCAAACAAGAACAACCAGACGCAGTCATTATTGCGGGAGATTTGTATGATCGAGCGGTACCTCCAACGGAAGCGATAGATTTATTAGATGAAGTGCTCCAAACGATTGTGATCGAATGCAATACTCCAGTCATTGCAGTAGCTGGAAACCATGATAGTCCAGGAAGGCTGCAGTTTGGAAGTCGAATCATGAAAGCCTCAGGTTATTACATAGTCGGAGAGTTCACAGATGATTTTGAACCTGTCATACTGAACGATGGATTTGGAGAAGTTCACTTCCATCTCGTTCCTTATGCAGAACCAGGGAAAGTTAGACATGTTTTACAAAACGATGAAATTCGTACATATGATGAAGCGATGAGAGAAACAGTAGAACGAATTCAAGAGAACATAGATCCAAATGCACGTCATATCTTTGTAGGTCATGCGTTTGTCACACCATATGGTGAAAAAACCGCAAATACAAGTGATTCAGAACGTCCTCTCTCCATGGGAGGGACGGAATATGTTAGTGCAGAATATTTTTCACCGTTCCATTACACTGCTTTAGGTCATTTGCATCAAGCCCATTATGTGAAAAATGAAACCGTTAGATATGCAGGATCTCCATTAAAATATTCTATATCAGAAGAAAACCATAATAAGATTTTCTACGTTGTTGAATTGGATGGAGATGGGCAAACAAATATCGAAAAAAGGAAATTAACGCCTAAGAGAGATATGTATACGATCGAAGGGAATTTAGAAGAAATTGAACAAATGGAGAAAAATGAGGACTATGTTTTTGTTCGTCTGTTAGATGAAACCCCAGTATTATCTCCTATGGAACGTGTTCGCAGCGTTTTTCCAAATGCAATGCATGTAGAGCGTAAATTAACGGTAACTCAAATAACTGACAATGAAGAACAGGTCGTTGAAAGATCCAAAATGGATGAAATCTCTCTTTTTAAAGCTTTTTACAAAGAGGTAAGAGGAATGGAAGTCACTGGAGAGACAGAGAAACAATTTACCAACGTTTTGCAGGAAATGTTGCAAGTAGAAGGTGAGCGAAGATGA
- a CDS encoding threonine synthase: MSKRKPSSFVSHLECPKCNKTYSVDEVNQLCECGTPLLVKYDLQKLKTQWRKADLLTREPSLWRYRELLPVKSDENIVSLGEGMTPLIPLKNLGEKVGIPNLLLKDEGTIPSGCFKARGAAVGISKAKELGVKSLAMPTNGNAGGAWSLYAARAGIEANIVMPIKAPKITRSETSIAGAKLYLVDGLISDAGKIVGRAVQKNSFYDASTLKEPYRIEGKKTMGLEIAEQLGWEVPDVILYPTGGGVGIIGIYKGLKELKEIGWIGEKMPRLVAVQATGCAPIVKAWEENKKESVMWEDADTLAFGINVPKAIGDFLVLESIYETDGCAIAIDDETIVKCQEEIASIEGLFVCPEGAANLAAAKKLKEQNWIKEDEKVVLLNTGAGIKYPYHPGEPAILQPSEDI; the protein is encoded by the coding sequence ATGTCTAAACGTAAACCATCTAGTTTTGTCTCTCATTTGGAATGTCCCAAATGTAATAAAACATATAGTGTTGATGAAGTCAATCAATTATGTGAATGTGGAACTCCTTTGCTTGTAAAGTATGATCTACAAAAGCTGAAAACACAGTGGCGTAAGGCAGATTTACTTACAAGAGAGCCAAGCCTATGGCGTTATCGTGAGCTTCTTCCAGTGAAGTCAGATGAAAATATAGTCTCACTTGGTGAGGGAATGACCCCTTTGATTCCTCTTAAAAATTTAGGAGAAAAGGTAGGTATACCGAACCTGTTATTAAAAGATGAAGGAACGATTCCTTCAGGCTGTTTCAAAGCTCGTGGAGCTGCAGTAGGAATATCCAAAGCAAAGGAACTAGGTGTGAAATCACTAGCTATGCCTACAAATGGAAATGCAGGCGGAGCCTGGTCTTTATATGCAGCTAGAGCTGGTATTGAAGCTAACATTGTTATGCCTATTAAAGCACCAAAAATCACAAGAAGTGAAACTTCCATTGCAGGTGCAAAGCTATATTTAGTTGATGGACTAATCAGTGATGCAGGTAAAATTGTAGGGAGAGCAGTTCAAAAAAATAGTTTCTACGATGCTTCCACTTTAAAGGAGCCATATCGTATTGAAGGTAAAAAAACAATGGGATTAGAAATCGCAGAACAACTCGGTTGGGAAGTACCTGATGTAATTCTTTATCCAACTGGTGGTGGCGTAGGAATTATCGGTATTTACAAAGGATTGAAAGAACTTAAAGAAATCGGTTGGATCGGTGAAAAAATGCCTCGACTTGTTGCAGTTCAAGCTACAGGATGTGCACCTATCGTAAAGGCTTGGGAAGAAAATAAAAAAGAATCCGTCATGTGGGAAGATGCAGATACGTTAGCATTCGGTATTAACGTTCCGAAGGCAATTGGTGACTTCTTAGTTTTAGAGTCTATTTATGAAACAGATGGATGTGCTATAGCCATTGATGATGAGACGATTGTAAAATGTCAGGAAGAAATCGCTTCGATAGAAGGATTATTCGTATGTCCGGAAGGAGCTGCTAATCTCGCTGCAGCTAAAAAATTAAAAGAACAAAACTGGATTAAGGAAGATGAGAAGGTCGTGTTGCTTAACACAGGGGCTGGAATTAAATATCCATATCACCCTGGAGAACCAGCTATTCTTCAACCTAGTGAAGATATCTAA
- a CDS encoding TetR/AcrR family transcriptional regulator, with amino-acid sequence MKEWIPIPGSIKEQLITIAIEEFKRKEYKEVNISQLAKEANVTTGAIYHHFGSKIKLYLLIRNEMEQRIIDRMEGAATLFEDNPNQALVAAVKVGIDACVKLDCCKLLSELPSDKVIDRIGEFLIELNKKTIPGLEYILLPSWRSLLNAIHERNIDQENAKQLITRILK; translated from the coding sequence ATGAAAGAATGGATTCCGATACCAGGTTCGATTAAAGAACAATTGATCACGATTGCAATAGAAGAATTTAAAAGAAAAGAATATAAGGAGGTCAATATTTCACAATTAGCTAAAGAGGCTAATGTCACAACTGGAGCGATTTATCATCATTTTGGATCAAAAATAAAATTGTACTTATTGATTCGCAATGAGATGGAACAACGAATCATTGATAGAATGGAGGGTGCAGCCACTTTATTTGAAGACAATCCTAACCAAGCCCTAGTAGCAGCGGTTAAGGTTGGAATTGATGCTTGTGTGAAATTGGATTGCTGCAAGCTATTGAGTGAATTGCCTTCAGATAAAGTAATCGATCGTATTGGAGAATTTTTGATTGAACTAAACAAAAAGACAATACCAGGGCTTGAGTATATTTTACTTCCATCCTGGCGTTCCTTGTTAAATGCCATTCATGAAAGAAATATCGATCAAGAGAATGCAAAACAATTAATTACAAGAATTTTAAAATGA
- a CDS encoding GNAT family N-acetyltransferase, whose product METQKKKAIRFLEGNKVYLRPLDIEDAEIYFQMLYNSETRRLTGTQKSYTREQISSYIEGKAEDSSSVLLLIVLKETDEVIGDIALQDIDTINRSSNIRIAIDVEQNQGKGYGSEAISLMLEYGFGILNLHRIELEVFSFNKRAAHVYEKLGFKREGIQRDRLYYNHLYHDAILMSILEEEYRSMNNS is encoded by the coding sequence ATGGAAACACAAAAAAAGAAAGCAATACGTTTTTTAGAAGGTAATAAAGTCTATCTTAGACCATTGGATATAGAAGATGCAGAAATCTACTTTCAAATGTTATACAATTCAGAAACAAGGAGACTTACAGGAACTCAAAAAAGTTATACTAGAGAACAAATTTCTAGTTATATAGAAGGAAAAGCTGAAGATTCTTCCTCAGTGCTTCTACTCATTGTTTTAAAAGAAACGGATGAAGTTATTGGAGATATTGCTTTACAGGATATTGACACGATAAACCGCAGCTCAAATATACGAATCGCCATAGATGTTGAACAAAATCAAGGTAAAGGTTATGGAAGTGAAGCTATTTCTTTGATGTTAGAATATGGTTTTGGTATTTTAAATTTACATCGAATTGAACTAGAGGTCTTTTCTTTTAACAAACGTGCAGCTCATGTGTATGAAAAGTTAGGCTTTAAAAGAGAAGGTATTCAGCGAGATCGATTATATTATAATCATCTGTATCATGATGCAATATTAATG
- a CDS encoding VOC family protein, with the protein MKLAFLVQPVENMKESLKFYRDQLGFEEAWREGDHTMALKMPDTDVQLMIEDDELGLPPGGLFLVDSVDQFFEENKDVLTFVKEPMDIPPGRYAIFNDVSNNVIRILDFTNDK; encoded by the coding sequence ATGAAATTAGCTTTTTTAGTGCAACCCGTGGAAAATATGAAGGAATCACTGAAGTTTTATCGAGATCAATTAGGATTCGAAGAAGCATGGCGTGAAGGAGATCACACGATGGCACTTAAAATGCCTGATACAGATGTACAGTTAATGATTGAAGATGATGAATTGGGTTTGCCTCCTGGCGGGTTATTTTTAGTGGATAGTGTGGATCAGTTTTTTGAGGAAAATAAAGATGTCTTAACCTTTGTTAAAGAGCCAATGGATATTCCTCCGGGTAGATACGCAATATTTAATGATGTTTCAAACAATGTGATTAGAATTCTTGATTTCACGAATGATAAATAA
- a CDS encoding DUF5316 family protein, which translates to MRKVMIDGIVKPLVHGGIILFITFIIVLSVGEIHSIGNITFKVAIILIILAILTSGTAVSGDRMRANFAYESREEKKSRMRWSKNLLLMSIPSFVVWIIT; encoded by the coding sequence ATGCGAAAGGTCATGATTGATGGGATTGTAAAACCACTAGTTCATGGTGGAATCATATTATTTATTACGTTTATTATCGTATTATCTGTTGGTGAAATCCATTCAATAGGAAATATTACTTTTAAAGTTGCTATTATACTTATAATACTGGCTATTCTTACATCTGGGACAGCTGTAAGTGGAGATCGTATGAGGGCCAATTTTGCCTATGAAAGCAGGGAAGAAAAGAAATCGAGAATGAGATGGTCAAAAAACTTATTGTTGATGTCAATTCCTAGTTTTGTCGTATGGATCATTACTTAA